The genomic region AACAATAGATTGTAATCGCCCTTCTGTTTGTTCTGCAAGCAGATCAAGAGCTTGTACTAACGCAATACCTGATTTAAGTAATACCGAAAGTTGCTTGGTAAAGAACATTTTATCTTTAAGACTTACACCACGTTGAAAAATACGCTGAAAAAATGGTAAACGTGCTGTTTGGCTTGGCGCAGGTGTAATAGTGGTTGGTAGTAGATTCATTTTGGCAAGCTGGTCGCGTACCGCTTGCGTTGTTGCAGCATCAACATAACCGGTTACTCTTTTGCCTTCTTTAGAAAAAGCTTGATAAAAATATAATGCCATAAAAAAAATCCTTTAAACTGCGCTTGAACAACAGGCCATTTTCATGTTACCCTGATTTACAAAGTTTTAAGTGTCTTTACTCTCAAGGAGTTATATGAAACTGCGCTCATCGATCTATTGTATTAGTTTCACTAGTTTTTTACTCATTATGCAAGCTACTTGCTCTAAAGATACTCAAAAAGGTTTTGAGAATCAACATATCTCTCAATTAGGTTCATCTTCTTTGTATGATAGTGCTTTTAGGCCTATAGATTTTAACAGAGCAAGTATTACAAGCTTTATAACTCATTCTTATAATCACACAGCTTATGCAGAAAATCTTCTTGCGCTTGATTTCTCTCATATTATACAATTTCTAAGCTTTGCTACCCAAAGCCCACAGCCACGCTTATATGCTAAATCAATCTTTAAACTCTTTGGTCAAAAACTAAAAGCTACACCACATGTCAATACTTATGCATTATTAATACTTGCAGACAAACTACCTGAGCTTATGAGGCCCCTTATGCTCCATGAATCAGAAAAAGCTGCCAAACAAGAAGCAATCGAACGAGCTCTTTATCACTTTCTTTTAAAAGACTTTAAAAAATTTAAGGAAAATTCTGAAGATACCTTAAAACAATTGTCTTATACTATCTATGATATAACTATGCGTCAAAATGCACAAGATGACCAAGACATAAGCATCTACGAATTGCAAAAGGCAGTTGAGCAGTTTTTAGAAATTGCACTCAACAAAGTTATTTGGAGCCCTTACGATCAACAAGATATATGGCTTTGTGTAAAAGAACTTTCTTATAAACTTGAAGATCTATTAGCCGTAAACGGCCTTGTAGGCACCGAAGAACTTGAAGCACTCTATTGGTCACTTATACACCGGTTTTGTTACCTATTGTCAACTGCGGGTCCTGAACTTAATCAAGAAACTTATAGTGCAATACAGCAAGATCTAGCTCAAAGTTCACTCTTACTTCTTTCTTTAAAAGAACAAGAATCTTTTATTACTTCTAAAAAAGAGCATCTTGAACAAGCAGTTATAGCAGCACAAGTTACTGCTACTGCGTACCAAACGGGGCTTATAGTTAAAAATTAACGTACTCCTGGCGTTGGTGCACCGGTTCTTAGAGGGCCAGAGTCAGTTGTAGCAGTGACAAAGTTAGAAACTGGCCTGTTAACAAGGGCACTATTGATTTGAACCGGAGCTGCTAGTGCATTAGATCGACCTAGAGGAGCAATTACTTGAGTTGGTACTACTGCAGCAAAAGGCGCTATGCCAGGATTGCCAATGCTTGTTTCTAGTATGGTAGACTGAGGGACTAAACTTTGTGTTACCGGAGCTATCGTTCTAGTTGATAATTGGTATTCCCTGAGCAACCACTGAAATAGTTGTTGAGAGAACAAACATTCTTGAGAAGGGGCAGCAATTACCGGTACAGACTGAATAGATCGCGCTTGGCAGCGGCTAAAATCTCTACAGCTTCCTTGACACTCAGTTATAAGCTCAAAACCAACATCTGAGCAAAAGCCCGATGGAGAACAACAAAAAAACAGTGTTCTTTCAGGTGCGCTTTGTGCCCTTACACAACTATTTGCCGTTGCCCATAGGCAAAATATAGATAAAATAACGTTTTTCATAATCTCTCTTTCGTGGTAGATTTAATAGTAGTAGAGAGTGCTTTTTATAGATACTACTTGTACACTCTTACAGATTAATAGTACCAAATTTATTTTCCATTTTACAATAATTTTATAAAAATAAGGGCGAGATCCTCATGCTTAAACGCGCTACTAAAGGAACACTAGAAGTAATTTGTGGTTCAATGTTCTCAGGAAAGTCTGAAGAGCTTATTAAACGTTTAAGACGAGCAGAGTTAGCTAACTTAAAGCTGTGTGTTTTTAAACATAAACTTGATGATCGCATGACTATAGAGTATATCTACGCTCATAGTGGTGAAAAGTTTAAAGCTATAGCTTTAGAAAATCCTTATGATATGTATTTATTTATCTCAGATGAAACTCAAGTTATCGCTCTGGATGAAGTGCAATTTTTTTCAAACGACATTATTGCTATTATTCTTGATCTTATTGACTCAGGAAAACGTGTTATTGCAGCAGGACT from Candidatus Dependentiae bacterium harbors:
- a CDS encoding thymidine kinase; translated protein: MLKRATKGTLEVICGSMFSGKSEELIKRLRRAELANLKLCVFKHKLDDRMTIEYIYAHSGEKFKAIALENPYDMYLFISDETQVIALDEVQFFSNDIIAIILDLIDSGKRVIAAGLNLDFRGVPFGCMPTLMALADSVTKLSAVCRECGKDAHYTQRLIDGKAAKFDDPIIMVGAQECYQARCRDCYIIDQKAWVKHEQNQNNL